A stretch of Pogona vitticeps strain Pit_001003342236 chromosome 5, PviZW2.1, whole genome shotgun sequence DNA encodes these proteins:
- the ATF4 gene encoding cyclic AMP-dependent transcription factor ATF-4: protein MSFSNTEMLLGDIHSPFNQLSLVAEEGLGLLDDYLEVAKNLVSHGFSSEKAKVGSSDCLAVDSLNDATDNSQEDAFSGMDWMVEKMDLKEFDFDALLGIDDLEATVFPDELMATLENTSDLFDSSIEEIPPIQEIPNKETLLIPEPVNYSQESLLGADQVASLTSLLSFPISSESVTSTADHSFSLELGSEVDVLEVDGKTEAQILLVVIPKCEKDAEAHSDNDSGICMSPESYLGSPQQSPTTSVSSLSDGQSITVPHGGSVRPKPYDSPAEKKIPFKIKGEKRIDKKLKKMEQNKTAATRYRQKKRAEQEALSGECRELEQKNETLREKADSLSKEIQYLKDLIEEVRKAKSKKVKVPE, encoded by the exons ATGAGCTTCTCAAACACAGAGATGTTGTTGGGGGATATTCACTCCCCCTTCAACCAGCTGTCTTTGGTGGCTGAAGAAGGTCTAGGACTCTTGGATGACTACCTGGAGGTGGCCAAGAACCTCGTTTCGCATGGGTTCTCCAGCGAGAAGGCTAAAGTGGGCTCCTCTGATTGTCTGGCTGTGGATAGTTTGAACGATGCCACAGACAACAGCCAGG AGGATGCCTTCTCTGGCATGGATTGGATGGTGGAGAAGATGGATCTGAAGGAGTTTGATTTTGATGCGCTATTAGGTATTGATGATCTGGAAGCCACCGTCTTCCCAGATGAGCTTATGGCCACGTTGGAAAACACGTCTGATCTGTTTGACTCATCCATTGAAGAAATTCCACCCATTCAAGAAATTCCCAATAAAGAAACATTGCTGATTCCAGAACCAGTTAATTATTCCCAAGAGTCTCTCCTTGGGGCAGACCAGGTGGCCTCACTTACTTCCTTATTATCGTTTCCCATCTCTTCAGAGTCAGTGACTTCCACTGCAGACCATTCTTTCAGCTTAGAACTAGGCAGTGAAGTTGATGTTCTTGAAGTAGACGGGAAAACCGAAGCCCAAATCTTACTGGTGGTGATTCCCAAGTGTGAGAAGGATGCAGAAGCACATTCTGATAATGATAGTGGAATATGCATGAGTCCAGAATCTTACCTAGGGTCACCCCAGCAAAGTCCTACTACTTCTGTTAGTTCCCTCAGTGATGGCCAGTCAATTACGGTTCCACATGGTGGTTCTGTGCGGCCCAAGCCTTATGATTCTCCTGCAGAGAAGAAAATACCATTTAAgataaagggagaaaaaagaataGATAAGAAACTGAAGAAGATGGAGCAAAATAAGACGGCAGCTACAAGGTATCGGCAGAAGAAAAGGGCAGAGCAAGAGGCCTTATCAGGAGAGTGTAGAGAACTGGAACAGAAGAACGAGACCCTGAGGGAGAAGGCAGATTCCCTAAGCAAAGAAATTCAGTATTTGAAAGATCTGATAGAAGAGGTCCGAAAAGCGAAGAGTAAAAAGGTTAAAGTCCCGGAATAG